The genomic interval ATCGTCGTAGAGTTGCAGCACGTTCTCAAACGGCCCGCCATCCATCGAGATTTGTACCCAACGCTGGTCCCAACTCGTCCACATCGATTCGGTTTCGTACGCATACCAGAAACGCAGGTAATAGCCGGCGCTTGGGATGTAAACGATGGGGGAAGTCAGGTCGCCGGAGTTGGCCGCGCCAGTGTCGTAGTCTCCGGTGTCGTCTTGGCCGTACCACCAGCTATGGCTACCGCTATAGGCGGCATAATAAGGACTACTACTGTTGACCTGGTGCCAAAGGCCGGTGGTCGTCCAGCCGTTAAGACCATTTTCCATATTATCGAAATATGGAGCCGAGGGTGTCCAATAGAATTGATGCTCCCAGGTATTGTTGGTCTCATCCGATTCGGCCACCGTATTCTCCGGGTCGGCCACCAGGCGCACGGTATGCCAACCGGGGGTGCTGATGACTTCCATCCAGTCGTCAAAGCCGCCATATTGTCCGGGTGAGTAATTGGGTTGACTATAGTGGACGTAGCGGGTGCTATCCACCCAAAGGTCAAAATAGAACCCGCCCGGCGCGGTCGCTGTGCCGCTATTGACAAAGTACCAATCAAAGTAGGTGGGCTGGCCCGCGTAGAGTGTATTGGGCGTATGCGTCCCTGTCACAGATGAAGGCACCACCGGATAGGTATAGCCGGGCCGGGTATACGGCCGTAAATCTGGCAGAGACGGCACACATGAAGGAGTAGTGATATTCACCGTATTGCTGGCGTTCGATTCGATGCTGCCTTTATAGGCTTTGACGTAGTAAGAGTAGCCGGTATCTCCACTTAAGCCGGTGTTTTGGTAATTGGTGACATTGGCGCCAACCTGGGCCAGATAAGCGCCATTGCGATAAATCCTATAAGCGTCTTCGTTGCCGGTATCATTCCAGTAAAGATTGACCTGACTACAGGAGACGGCCTGCGCATTCAGCCCAGATGGCGCCGCCGGTTTGACAGTAAACGTCCACGTGCTGCTCCAGCCGCTTTCGCCCGCACTGTTGCGCGCCTTGACGCGCCACGAGTAGGTATAACCGGGCCACTGCGAGCCGATGTTTTTGGAGGTGCCGCTTTGCCAGCCAAAGGTGAGGGTGCCGCCAGGCCCGCCCCAGATTTCGCCGTAATATTCATTGCCGGTGGCCGACCAGGCCAGGGTGATACTTTCGCCTTCGTTGAAAGAAGCACCATTAGCCGGCGACTGTAAGGCAGGCGCTGAAGGAGGGTTGACCAAAGGAGGACAACTGGACTGGTGATACAAGGCGAATGACGACATTTCATCATTGAGGCGCGATCCATCATCAAAAGTATCATTGGCAAAATCGTCGTCACTTGAAGTGAAGCATTTACTTGGCTCGCCCAGGTTGGCATGCTTAAATACACGCACAGACCAGCCGGATTTGAGGAGAACCGATGATATCTGGTCATTGTAACCGGAACAACCATCTAAATTATTATAATTCCCTTCATTGTCGCCGTAGCAGTATCCCCCTCCGCCATAGTTTGCGTCTTTATAGAACTGAACTGAATGGTCAGGGGATGGCGGGCCGGAATCAGGATTAATACGGAAACGGCGCACCGCCCAGTTAGCCCCGTTGGGCGCGTTGGCCGCTTTGACACCCCACCAAAGGTCTTGATTGTCGTGGCCGTTAATTGTCTCGGTACGCTGGGTGCCTCCTTCCCCTGTGTCTATGAAGCAGTTGCTCAAGTTATCAACGTTAGACGAAGTACATACTCGAAAAGTGTAACCATTAAAGGTGCAGCCGCTGACCGCATTCCAGCGGAAGGTAACAGTCCGGTTATTCAAGGTGACGCCATCAGGAGGTTCGATGAGAGAGGGGGCAGAGCAAGAACTACCTTCCCCTTCACCTGCTTTGAACCAACTACCAATGTCACGTGTCTCCTCACCACGTCGCCAAAGTTCGTCTGATAAATTAAGGGACCAATTCTCGACCTGAAACGATTCTGCATTTGGGAAACCCCAATGCACATGAAACCAACCTGCTCCTTGTGTGGCATATCCACATGTGTTACTAAAATCGCCAGATTTCATTTGACCAAGTATATCTCCCTGGCTGAAATAGTAACCACTATGAAGATTACCGTTATTTAACAAATGCGTGTAGAAGAGATCACCGATTTTGATAGCAACACTAGTTCCATCATTACAAACGTAACTGATACTACCCGAAGCCGCAGCGAGCAACGTATTAGGGGCATGTCCTGCTCCAGTATCACCATCAGATAGAAAATCTACCGCCTTCCAGTCAGAAACCACACCAGAAAATCCATTGTTGTGTACTCCATTGGAACCATATCGCATGCTCGTACCCGTTGGCCAAGGAAACCTATAGGTACTGTCAGCAGCTTGTAGCTGTCGCTGGAGCGGATCCAGTTCTTGTTTGGTTCTGCCATCAAGAATTTGATCCGGTATGTCAGATAGGAGGGTTGAGAATTTTTCTGTACCTTCCACAGCGCCTTCCCAATTGCCATTATTATCTCGGTGTAATAAGACTAAACCGAACCAAATACCGTTATCAAGCAGATTCCAACTTAAATCTGCTTCTATCCCTACAAGACCAGCAACAGATACGAAAGACCATTTATCCATCTCTTGGAGTCCTGTGATAGCGTAGTATTCAACAATGGGTAAAGCATCAGATGCTTGGATCAAAGCCAAACGAGTAATATTTTCAACTGCTGGTTCTACTTCTATCGTTCCTGGTAACATCTCGGGCTGTTTCAACTCGGGGATAGATGCATTGAAAACAACCATCGGCAAATAAACCGTATATGAAGCCGCACTTGCAATCTGAGTATCCGTCAAAACGTCAACCCACCCAAACACCGGCGTCGGAGTCGGTGTGGGACCGGCCTGGCTGAAAATGGCGGGAGGATTGACCTTACCCGGAACCGGCGGCGGCACATCCGGCGTGGCCGGAGCAGGACGCTGCGCCGCAATTATATCGGCCTGCTGCTGCAACTGGGCTTTCTCTGTCGTCGAGATCAACTTCTCCGGCGCATCGGCCAGCCATTGGCGGTACACCTCATCGCCATCCGGCAGCAGGGCCTGCCATTCGCCGCCGGGCAGGCGTTGGGCCAGGAGGTGTAATTCAGGCGGCAAGGCGGTTGTACCGGCTCTGTCCTCAACCACCGCGATGGCGTGTGCCCAGTCGCCTTCGATTTTGAGGCCAGTCAATTCTAGGAACAGGCGGGGGCCGTAATAGTCGCGGTACTTGGCCAGGGCGGTCTCCATAACCTGACGGGCGCGGGCGACTTCGGCTTTGGGCGGCAGTTGGCCCGGGGCGGGGGTGGGTGCGGCCTGGGCGGAAAAGTTCTCGCCCGCACCGGTCAGGTCGGGCGGCTGGGCGGTGGGGGTCGGCGAAACGGGTGGTGGGGCTTCGGCAAAGGCTGGCATAGGGCGGAATATACCGGGAATCAGGCTATTTGTCAGAATTACGACTATACACAGCAGTGAGACAAGCTTCTTGAATGTTTCTTTGCGCATGAGAACACCCTCCTAATAACTTGGGGTTAGGCAGAGGCAATGCCTTCGCCTAACCGAAATCTTCATCTCGGTGATATGCTTTTCTACGACTTCTTCGTTACCCGATCCCATAAAAACCACAAGAATGACATTCCGGCCAAGACAGTACCAGAAAAAGGAAAGGAATACATAGATGCCAAATCCCGAACAATCTTCCAGGTGGGATTTTCTAATTGAATAAAAAACCCTAATTCTGGGATACTCTGCCAAATCATCGGACCAGTTTCTATCTGGGGAATAAGTTGAGTGCTGGTCGTTTTCTTCAAAGCATTGTGATCGAGTGGCCGGACATAAAAAACCTCCGGCGCTCCGCCAGGGTTGTCTGTCTTGAGTGCAAGTTGAGCACTCATAAGGTTGCCGTTTTTATCTACAAGTTCAAGTATGGTCCGATCGTACTGAAAGAGTAGAGTCAAGGTATCAGTTTGGACTGCATTGTGGCCGATAACCGAAACAGTCACGCTTTTATTGATCGTCCCGATGTCATCAGCCGTGAGCCAACCGGGATGATTGATATGGATACCGACGTTGGCAATGCCATAAGAGGCCAGATTCTCTATAACTATAGAACTTGTGCCACAATGGGCCTCTTTTGAAAAAAACCACAAACCGGCCAGAAAGAATGCAATGGCCAATAACGTTACTTTTCCTACCCGCCGCCAATCTTTGATGACAATTATCAAACCAACTACCATCATCATCAACAGAGTCAGACCTAAAAATAACAGTTGTTCAATCGAAAAGATGACCACATTGAATCCCAGAAGAACTGCCAAAATGATTTCGGATAACCAGATAGAAATAGCGATTCTCCACTCTTTGATCGTCCCTCCAATTTTGGGAGATTGAGCGGATTGGTCTTGTGCCAAGTTTTTGTTTTTCCAAACCGTAAAGTCGGCTAGGGTGCGACATAATAAACAGGCCATTCGTTTTTGGATGTCCAGATTGTGTTGCCTGGGAATTATTTCTATCAACTTTTTGGCCAATCTTCGATCTGTAGGAACGTTATCAAAATAATCAAGAGCCAATCCACGGTCTTTATGTCGCCTGGCCGATAATTGAGCCAATTTGGTGAGGTAGGTTTCCTCGTCTATTAAAAATTTTTCCTCTTTACGGTAAGCCCTGTCTACAAACCATGCTCGAACATACTTGATGTAAATTTCTTGGGCCCATCCACTTTCTGAAACCAATCGGACGAGCATTTGAATGAATATGAATACGCCCAGGGTAACAAAGATAGTCACAATCACCTGAAATGTAATAATCACTTAATTTTCCCTTCTTATTGTTCAAGGCCAAGCACGCTAAAAACTTGCTCTTTCACCTGTGAAGGCAGCAATCCCCGCTTGGGCAAATATCCGGCCAACTCTAAATGATCCAAATTAAAGCGGGAAATAGGCTCCCGAACCACCGACAACATCAGAACCGGACACTCAACTTGTAGCTCAGTTTTGAGCCATTTGAGTAAGCCAATCCCCGCATATTCTTCATTTCCCCAGGATGCTACTTTTTCCGGGGGAGTTTCAGCCTCACCTGTCAAAGGCAAAATCAGATCGACCATGATCAAATCATATCCTTGCCAATTTTGCGCCTTTTCGAAGCCTTCAGTAGCAGAGGTGGCTACGTCTATTTCAAAACCTGCCTTAGCCAGAGGACGGACGAGCCCCTTAATGGCAAAATGATCGTCTTCAATCCATAAAATATGTTTGTTCATAGGTTTTATTTCCTTTCTAAATATTTTCAGGAGTATCCTTCTGGGGTTGTTTGAGTGGCAGTGTTACCGTAAACATAGTCAGATAAGCGCCTCCCGCTTGAGGTTCACTCGTCACAGCGATGGCCCCATGATGCAAAATTTCAATAATTTGGCGGGCATGGGCTAAACCCAAACCGGCCCCGGTTCGGCGGCGGTCAGAAGACTGCTTGCCGCGATAGTAAGGTTGAAATATCAAATCTTGCTCGATTTCCTCCGGTAGAATCCCCGCCCCATAGTTCTGGATCTGGATACTATACCTCGAGTGTTTGGCGTTCGCCCAACGACCCATTACTTTGACGTAACGTTGCGAAGCGCTTTGTCCCGGCGAAGCGGAATACGAGTACTTGACGGCGTTGTGAACCAGATTTTTGAAGGCTAATTCGAGATCGAATAGCGACATTTCGATGTCGGGGAAAGAAGAGCCAATCGAATCCGGTCCAAGGATATCGCAACCTTTAGCGGCGGCTTCACTTTCAAACAACTGGCAAGCCACTTTCAAGGGACGATAAATGCTGTGAATGGAAAATTCACGAGCCGGCGTCTGTTCGGTTAAAACGGCCATAATCGTTTCGGTTTGCAGATGCAGGCGCTGCACCTGGCCCAAATTATGCTCGCTCAACTGTCTGAGTTCCGGATTGTCCGCCAGTTCATACATTAGATTTTCCGTATCGGCCAGAATACCCTGTAACGGCGTATTGATTTCGTGGGCCACAGACATCAGGAGTTGTTCTCGTTGTTCTGCCATATCTAAATTGTGTAAAATGGCGGCCAGCCTGCCGGCAATGGATTCTAGCAGGGAAATCTCGCCGGATAAGAAGGGACTCCCTGCCACCGGACGGCCAACGGTGATGACGCCATATAAGTCGCCGCTCTCAGTTTTTATAGGCACGGCCACAAACGACCAAGATGAACGGGAACCCAACTGCTGATAGGCATCTTGCTTGGGAGAGGGTAGCCCCAATTCTGGCCCAATCTTGAAATTTTGAGCCAGTTTTTTGAATCTATCTCGAATCTTGCGGGAGACTTTGCGGCCGTTACGCAACTGAATCAGGCCAACTTCGCGCCCTGTCTGATCCAGGAGCGAAACGGTCAGGTCATTTTTATAATGCTCCTCAAGGCGTTGTCTTTCGAGGCTGATCTTTTGTTTGGCTACCTCCCCAGCTCCGAAATGGTTAAACACGAGCGTCAAATGAGCCATGGCGCAAAAACCGGTCTTACCCTCACCTACGTCGTAAATGATATGGGACAAGGCCTCACTTTGGCCGGACAAACCCTCCCGGCTTGAGGCCCTCAACTGTAATTGCATTGCAAATTTGTTTCGTTGTAGCCTGTAAATGCAGCAGCCTGTTCCCGGCACCAACTCGGGAATATGTTCGACTACCGATTTAAAGAGTTGAGTAGGATCCCAGGTCTGCCCCATGCTGACCAGGAGTTTTCCCAGCCGCTTGTCCCGGTCGTTTTGGATGACCAGCGAGATTGTGCTGGCAAAAGACCGCGCCAGTTGCAGACCACTGTAAGTGAAAAATGGCTTGTTTTTTCTGTTTTCACGACCCAGGTAATAGGCGCACAAAACACCTTGCACCGACCCGGCCCGGGACTTGAGCGGCACGGCCAGGAAGGATAGCGGCTTATTTTCGGGAAACCTGCCTGAAGCAGGTTCATACTTTAGATACCGGTCTTCTTCTTCTATGGGCAACCCATCGGAAATGCGGAGCAAAAGCGCGTCGTCGAGTTTTCGACCGGCTCTGTATTCACGCAAATCGTCGATGAGCAGCGGTTTACCTGTTTTGAATACCCAGCCAATAATACCCTGTCCCTGCGCCCGAACGTCGGTCGAGTCGCGTTCGATGACCTGGCCGTCCTCCACCATAAGTCGAACAAGGCTGCCGCCATTTTGACTCAAGTAGAGCCGGCACGCCGAACAATCCAACATACTTCGTAAAGAGTTGGTCACATCACGGAATACCTCTTGGGGATCTTCCTTGGCCCCCAGTTCTATCAGGTGCAAAATCTTTTGGTTTTGTTCTTGCATCAATAGGTTGTGTTCCAGGGGGGTGGAAACCATTTGGGCAATGATTGTAGCAATTGCTTGTGAGGTAGGGGTAAAAGGTTGGCTATTGAGGGTGGCGGGTATTTTCAGGATACCGATTGTGCCCATTCGGCTCAAGAGCGGCACGATCAAAATTGGCGTTGGACTACCCTCCTCGTAGTAATACCGGCTGCCTTTATAACGGTCGAGCCAACGCAGGGCAGGGTCTACGCCAGCCAGTTCTTTCTGATTTGAACTATCCCTGAAGCACAGGGGGCGCCCTTGTTTAAAAACCCAGCCGCCTAAACCATCCTCAGGCGTATAAAAAGCTTTACCGATTAATTGTTTGGCGTCAGGACGGGTAGTTGCGGCCAAAACGATAAAGTCTTGTTGAATTGACTCGGCCAGAACCCCAGTCTCACTTCCGTCGATCAGCTGGCCATCATATTGCGGCACCAGACTCGGCAGGAGATAAATAGAGGCCCCCCGGCCGTTGCTCAAACGCGGCACCTCCTTTACGACCATCTCCAGCATTTCACTGATGTCCAGCACTGAGATGATTTCAGTAAAATCGGACAACCCCTTGATTTGTTCTTCAGGTTGTAGCCCTTTTTGTGGTAACATGGTTTTTTACCTAAAATTATGTAAATTTATATCTCCCTCAAAAAACAACTATTTTTAGCTTGCAACATCCAAGTCATTATCAGCATACCTCAAAAACAATATGGTGGCCTCCCAACTTTCTCCCAATTATCTCTCAAAATCCTCTTGGAGATGCGGATTTTGTTGGTCAGCAAATCGGGCAGGCAAGCCGTCAATAAGCGACAGAAGGGGATATTTCACTGAATCCACCGCAGAGACGCCGGGGGCGCAGAGTTTTTTCCGCGATCTCTGCGCCTCGGCGGTGAGTGGGTCAATGCGGTAGCGTTCTTTGAGGAGTTGTTGGGGGGAAAAGGGCATCTTTCCTCTTTATTCTAAACGAGCTATGCGCAACGTTCTTGGCCGGGCTTCCGGCCCAAGACGCACATAAGGTTCAACCTGCACAACGGCTGCCGTCCAGTAAAAAAATTCTTGGCTGACATGCTGCTGCACGCTCCAGGCTCCGGCCACGTCAAAATTGACCTCATACTCGCCGTTACCTTGATTTGTCACCGCAATACTTTTTACATCATAAGCCCCATAATGCTCCCGGTCTGCTCCTTCCGCCCAAATACGGACCTCAAACGTGGTGTTTGGGGGCAACTCGCCGTCCCACCGCCACCGGAACGTAGCCGGACGGCCGGCGTAAACCATGTCTCCTTCCGGTAGGGTCAATAACACCGGCGCGGTTAATGTTGGATCTGATGGCCGGGGAAACGTGACCGCCTTGGGAGGGAGGGCCGAGGTATAGGTCGGCGTTGGCGGGAGAGGGGTTGGCGAAGGCGCAGCCGTGACTAGCCTGGCGGTGGGCGCCCCGCCGTTGGCCACAGCCACAGTGCTATCGGCGGGAGATGAGGTTGAGGGTAAAACCAGACCGCCGCTCCGGTTCAGGCTCAAGCCAATCAACACCCCAATAACAACCACCAGGCCAACCAGGAAATAAACCGGATTGAACGGCCAGGGCGCAGCCGGCATCGGGGTGGGTTGAGGCTTGATCTTATCAGGATCGGCCTGAGCCGCTTGCAGCGCCTGAACCATCTGCGGCATGGTTTGGTAACGCTTCTCCGGTTTTTTGGCAATGGCCTTAAAAATAATATTGCGGACGCCGGCAGGGACGTGTGGGATGGGCGGCGGGGATTCATACACCTGCTTGTGCAGCGCGGCAAAGGGCGTGTCGGCCTGCACCGGGGGGCGGCCCGATAGCATGTGATACAACACCAGACCCAGGGCATACACGTCGCTGCGGGCGTCAACTTTGTGGCCGCGCGCCTGTTCCGGCGACATATATTCCGGCGTGCCGATGAGCGCGCCGTCGCGCGTAATAGTTTGGCCGTCCTGGTAGCGGGCCACGCCAAAATCGGTAATGATGGCCCGGATAACGCCCTCGCGCCGGTCTAACAGAATGTTGCTGGGTTTAATATCTCGGTGCACCAGGCCGTGCTGGTGGGCGTACGCCAATCCCTGGGCCACCTGCGCGGCAATTTCCAGGGATTGGGCCAAACTGAGATGCTGATTTTTGGCCGTGGCCTGTTGCAGGTGTTTATCCAGGCTGCCATAAGGGGCGTATTCCATTACAATATAGTGATAGCCTCGCTCCTGGCC from Anaerolineae bacterium carries:
- a CDS encoding serine/threonine protein kinase, which codes for MLREGEWLGRYKIDREIGRGGVAVVYRAADRRGRLVALKVLTQPTALERFQREAVRKLHHPHIIRVYEAGQERGYHYIVMEYAPYGSLDKHLQQATAKNQHLSLAQSLEIAAQVAQGLAYAHQHGLVHRDIKPSNILLDRREGVIRAIITDFGVARYQDGQTITRDGALIGTPEYMSPEQARGHKVDARSDVYALGLVLYHMLSGRPPVQADTPFAALHKQVYESPPPIPHVPAGVRNIIFKAIAKKPEKRYQTMPQMVQALQAAQADPDKIKPQPTPMPAAPWPFNPVYFLVGLVVVIGVLIGLSLNRSGGLVLPSTSSPADSTVAVANGGAPTARLVTAAPSPTPLPPTPTYTSALPPKAVTFPRPSDPTLTAPVLLTLPEGDMVYAGRPATFRWRWDGELPPNTTFEVRIWAEGADREHYGAYDVKSIAVTNQGNGEYEVNFDVAGAWSVQQHVSQEFFYWTAAVVQVEPYVRLGPEARPRTLRIARLE
- a CDS encoding GAF domain-containing protein is translated as MLPQKGLQPEEQIKGLSDFTEIISVLDISEMLEMVVKEVPRLSNGRGASIYLLPSLVPQYDGQLIDGSETGVLAESIQQDFIVLAATTRPDAKQLIGKAFYTPEDGLGGWVFKQGRPLCFRDSSNQKELAGVDPALRWLDRYKGSRYYYEEGSPTPILIVPLLSRMGTIGILKIPATLNSQPFTPTSQAIATIIAQMVSTPLEHNLLMQEQNQKILHLIELGAKEDPQEVFRDVTNSLRSMLDCSACRLYLSQNGGSLVRLMVEDGQVIERDSTDVRAQGQGIIGWVFKTGKPLLIDDLREYRAGRKLDDALLLRISDGLPIEEEDRYLKYEPASGRFPENKPLSFLAVPLKSRAGSVQGVLCAYYLGRENRKNKPFFTYSGLQLARSFASTISLVIQNDRDKRLGKLLVSMGQTWDPTQLFKSVVEHIPELVPGTGCCIYRLQRNKFAMQLQLRASSREGLSGQSEALSHIIYDVGEGKTGFCAMAHLTLVFNHFGAGEVAKQKISLERQRLEEHYKNDLTVSLLDQTGREVGLIQLRNGRKVSRKIRDRFKKLAQNFKIGPELGLPSPKQDAYQQLGSRSSWSFVAVPIKTESGDLYGVITVGRPVAGSPFLSGEISLLESIAGRLAAILHNLDMAEQREQLLMSVAHEINTPLQGILADTENLMYELADNPELRQLSEHNLGQVQRLHLQTETIMAVLTEQTPAREFSIHSIYRPLKVACQLFESEAAAKGCDILGPDSIGSSFPDIEMSLFDLELAFKNLVHNAVKYSYSASPGQSASQRYVKVMGRWANAKHSRYSIQIQNYGAGILPEEIEQDLIFQPYYRGKQSSDRRRTGAGLGLAHARQIIEILHHGAIAVTSEPQAGGAYLTMFTVTLPLKQPQKDTPENI
- a CDS encoding pre-peptidase C-terminal domain-containing protein — protein: MRKETFKKLVSLLCIVVILTNSLIPGIFRPMPAFAEAPPPVSPTPTAQPPDLTGAGENFSAQAAPTPAPGQLPPKAEVARARQVMETALAKYRDYYGPRLFLELTGLKIEGDWAHAIAVVEDRAGTTALPPELHLLAQRLPGGEWQALLPDGDEVYRQWLADAPEKLISTTEKAQLQQQADIIAAQRPAPATPDVPPPVPGKVNPPAIFSQAGPTPTPTPVFGWVDVLTDTQIASAASYTVYLPMVVFNASIPELKQPEMLPGTIEVEPAVENITRLALIQASDALPIVEYYAITGLQEMDKWSFVSVAGLVGIEADLSWNLLDNGIWFGLVLLHRDNNGNWEGAVEGTEKFSTLLSDIPDQILDGRTKQELDPLQRQLQAADSTYRFPWPTGTSMRYGSNGVHNNGFSGVVSDWKAVDFLSDGDTGAGHAPNTLLAAASGSISYVCNDGTSVAIKIGDLFYTHLLNNGNLHSGYYFSQGDILGQMKSGDFSNTCGYATQGAGWFHVHWGFPNAESFQVENWSLNLSDELWRRGEETRDIGSWFKAGEGEGSSCSAPSLIEPPDGVTLNNRTVTFRWNAVSGCTFNGYTFRVCTSSNVDNLSNCFIDTGEGGTQRTETINGHDNQDLWWGVKAANAPNGANWAVRRFRINPDSGPPSPDHSVQFYKDANYGGGGYCYGDNEGNYNNLDGCSGYNDQISSVLLKSGWSVRVFKHANLGEPSKCFTSSDDDFANDTFDDGSRLNDEMSSFALYHQSSCPPLVNPPSAPALQSPANGASFNEGESITLAWSATGNEYYGEIWGGPGGTLTFGWQSGTSKNIGSQWPGYTYSWRVKARNSAGESGWSSTWTFTVKPAAPSGLNAQAVSCSQVNLYWNDTGNEDAYRIYRNGAYLAQVGANVTNYQNTGLSGDTGYSYYVKAYKGSIESNASNTVNITTPSCVPSLPDLRPYTRPGYTYPVVPSSVTGTHTPNTLYAGQPTYFDWYFVNSGTATAPGGFYFDLWVDSTRYVHYSQPNYSPGQYGGFDDWMEVISTPGWHTVRLVADPENTVAESDETNNTWEHQFYWTPSAPYFDNMENGLNGWTTTGLWHQVNSSSPYYAAYSGSHSWWYGQDDTGDYDTGAANSGDLTSPIVYIPSAGYYLRFWYAYETESMWTSWDQRWVQISMDGGPFENVLQLYDDPMNWWLQSRVIDLSGYAGHTIQVRFHFDTIDDGYNTYRGWYLDDFSITTTPPPTCADSYEPNNTPTQATTLSYGQSRNANICAGGDYDFYKFTGSTGDKVVVDIDAKVNGSALDSYIFLLDSDGTTVLAANDDEVLGEVQDSQLGYQLPRDDTYYIKVRAWDHPSAGSSDHFYTINLSTDTTNPASAQITLPASDGWLDPTTQTVTALATDNESGVNRVEFLWHDADWENSEWTWLGADYDSRDGWSWDFDTSGLAEQQGGAFYIWAFDWAGNWTGAAVWNLGIDRTPPTVSVSTGPMYGDAPFVDFHLWWSGTDNLSGMADYDVQYRDGAAGTWTNLLTTTTDTYTSFVGQDGHTYYFRARARDVVGNQSVYASGDGDAQYTVQTSPVAPDAYEADNSKISASTIPTDGTWQPHNFHTDGDQDWLKFTATAGVTYTLVTTNTGGHADTIIYLYGNDGVTLIASNDDDPNNWPASRLEWGATGEGIYYIRVEHWDPYAYGSTTAYEVSVAETGSFEMATKVFLPIIIK